CGGAACGTATCAAGGTTCTGGGCAGCCAGATGGCAGAGGTCACGGACACCGCAAACGTGCCGGGCACCGTGCTGGACGACGCCCTGACCATCGCCTGTGGCCTGGGCGCGGTCCGTCTTGTCCGGCTGCAAAAGGCCGGTGGCAAGCCGCTGGATGCAGCGGAATTCCTGCGCGGCACGCCCATAGGTGCAGGCACTGTATTTGCCTCGGCAAAGGCCGGAACCTGATGCCACGCTACAAGCTGACCGTGGAATATGACGGCACACCCTATGTCGGCTGGCAACGGCAGGACAATGGTCCCTCCGTGCAGGGCGCGCTCGAAGCGGCAGTGCTTGGCCTGACGGGGGAAACGGTTGCAATCCGGGGTGCGGGCCGCACCGATTCCGGCGTTCATGCCAGTGGCCAAGTGGCGCATGTCGATCTTTCGCGTCAATGGTTGCCATACAAGCTGCGCAACGCGCTGAACGCGCATCTGGCACAGGCTGGCGAAGCAGTCTCGATTCTGGCTGCCGAAGCTATCCCTGATGCCTTCGATGCGCGGTTTTCAGCCCTGAAGCGGCATTATCTCTACCGGATCCTATCACGCCCGTCCCGGCTGGCGCTGGATGCCAATCGTGCTTGGTGGGTATCGAAACCACTGGACCACGAGGCCATGCATGCCGCGGCGCAAATGCTGGTCGGCAATCACGATTTTACCACCTTCCGCTCGGTTCATTGTCAGGCCATCAGCCCGGTGCGCACGCTGGACCGGCTGGATGTCAGCCGCAACGGCGATCTCATCGAGATCCGCGCCTCCGCCCAGAGTTTTCTGCACAACCAGATTAGATCTTTTGCTGGCACCTTGAAAATGGCGGGAGAAGGCAAGATGACGCCGGAGGATGTTCGCGCCGCCCTGGAGGCCCGCGACCGCAAGGCCTGCGGCCCGGTGGCACCGCCGCAGGGCCTGTATTTTTTGCAGGTAGACTATCCGACCGATGGCAATTGGCGGCCCTATTCGAAAACCTGACCTATGATCTTGTATCGGGAAAACCGATATTAATAGCTGGTTGCCCTCAATGCAGACCACGGGCGCTCTCGCACCAGTTGGACCATCACATTCACATAATCCGCCGGTTTGGCGATAATCCGGTCGGCGGGAATGCCGCAGGCCACGATTTCCTGAAGCGGCGAACCCGACACGACCCGGTAGGGAATGCCGGAGCGACATAGTCTTTCCACCACCGGCGTTATCTTTCCGTCCAACACCTGGAAGTCCAGGATGGCGGCGGTGATCCTGTTGGCTTCGAGACAGATAAGCGCATCGCTGACCGTTTCCGTGGTCACGACATTGGCCCCCGCATGGGCAACGCAATCGGCCGCATCCATCGAAATGAATGCATCGTCTTCCACAATCAGGATCGTTTCAGGCTCTGGCTTCATGACATTGTCTCCTTGTCTGAGCCGCTAACGCGCCAAAGCGGTCTTTGTTCAACTTTGGGCCAAAAAGAGTAAGTCATGCTTAACAAATAATTAAAATACGAAAAACTTAACGACAGTTAAAACAGTT
The nucleotide sequence above comes from Agrobacterium vitis. Encoded proteins:
- the truA gene encoding tRNA pseudouridine(38-40) synthase TruA, giving the protein MPRYKLTVEYDGTPYVGWQRQDNGPSVQGALEAAVLGLTGETVAIRGAGRTDSGVHASGQVAHVDLSRQWLPYKLRNALNAHLAQAGEAVSILAAEAIPDAFDARFSALKRHYLYRILSRPSRLALDANRAWWVSKPLDHEAMHAAAQMLVGNHDFTTFRSVHCQAISPVRTLDRLDVSRNGDLIEIRASAQSFLHNQIRSFAGTLKMAGEGKMTPEDVRAALEARDRKACGPVAPPQGLYFLQVDYPTDGNWRPYSKT
- a CDS encoding response regulator produces the protein MKPEPETILIVEDDAFISMDAADCVAHAGANVVTTETVSDALICLEANRITAAILDFQVLDGKITPVVERLCRSGIPYRVVSGSPLQEIVACGIPADRIIAKPADYVNVMVQLVRERPWSALRATSY